A region of Mesotoga sp. BH458_6_3_2_1 DNA encodes the following proteins:
- a CDS encoding ATP-binding protein, producing MKKENEKVEFKTNWRDECMKTLCAFANTDGGKLIIGMNDSGKPVGVNRADRLLEDIPNKVRNYLGIIPQVSLLSESGKELIVVEVHPSESSISFKGSFYVRSGSTTQELTGRELESFLLARCGRTWDAQTISDASVDDLDESTIERFRLLSDKRLPFASRTEGSIDLLRKLNLVTDGRLKRAAILLFGKEPRRFFPGAFLKIGAFTNDTNLIRTDDVDGNLFVQVEEALSLLRTKYIFSSVSYDGIYRKDEMVYPEKALREAITNAVVHRDYSAYHTQIKVFPDRLVLWNNGGLPNGISIEDLLKNHVSQPRNELLADVFFKAGLIETWGRGTVLMIEECRAHKLPDPIFREESGGFSVSLFNSSYISELQIPGLTPRQKKIVGFVIKNGSITNEQCRELTEVSKATATRDLADLVKKGVLDQKGSSRKTSYYTMMSRDES from the coding sequence TTGAAGAAAGAGAACGAGAAAGTTGAATTCAAGACTAACTGGCGAGACGAATGCATGAAAACACTTTGCGCTTTTGCGAATACCGATGGCGGTAAACTGATTATTGGCATGAACGATTCTGGTAAACCTGTTGGTGTTAATAGAGCAGATAGACTTCTTGAGGATATTCCGAACAAGGTAAGAAATTACCTCGGGATAATTCCACAAGTCTCGCTGCTATCGGAAAGTGGAAAAGAGTTGATTGTTGTTGAGGTCCATCCCTCAGAGAGTTCAATATCATTTAAGGGATCCTTCTATGTGAGGAGTGGGAGCACTACGCAAGAACTTACTGGAAGAGAACTAGAGTCATTCCTTCTTGCACGGTGTGGTAGGACATGGGACGCTCAAACTATAAGTGATGCATCAGTGGATGATCTGGATGAATCTACTATAGAAAGATTCAGACTTCTATCAGATAAGCGGTTGCCGTTTGCTTCACGGACAGAAGGATCTATAGATTTGCTTAGAAAACTAAATCTTGTCACTGATGGAAGGCTCAAGCGAGCCGCGATTTTGCTTTTCGGCAAAGAACCACGAAGGTTTTTTCCTGGGGCCTTTCTGAAGATCGGTGCATTTACTAATGATACCAACCTTATCAGGACCGATGATGTCGATGGGAATCTTTTTGTCCAGGTTGAAGAGGCTTTGTCGTTGCTAAGAACAAAGTATATCTTCTCGAGTGTTTCTTACGACGGTATTTACAGAAAGGATGAAATGGTCTATCCAGAGAAAGCATTGCGAGAGGCCATAACAAATGCTGTTGTTCACAGAGATTATTCGGCTTATCATACCCAGATAAAGGTTTTTCCAGACAGGTTGGTTCTTTGGAATAACGGTGGTCTACCAAATGGGATATCGATTGAGGACCTTCTGAAGAATCACGTTTCCCAGCCAAGAAATGAACTACTGGCAGATGTCTTCTTCAAGGCAGGTCTTATTGAGACCTGGGGGAGAGGAACTGTCTTGATGATTGAAGAGTGCAGGGCACATAAACTCCCTGATCCAATATTCAGGGAAGAATCAGGAGGATTCTCGGTGAGTTTGTTCAACTCATCTTATATAAGTGAACTGCAGATACCGGGTCTTACACCAAGGCAGAAAAAAATTGTGGGGTTTGTCATAAAAAATGGAAGCATTACCAACGAACAATGCAGAGAACTTACGGAAGTCTCAAAAGCAACTGCGACAAGAGACCTTGC
- a CDS encoding phosphatidylserine decarboxylase family protein, whose protein sequence is MMGNLKRRAIFVCVVLILATLTFSVTTFHPVIQEFQEIIEEDPVLFMLFNEMFEEIPSTPEFQTDPAGNPQIRSYVQMLNVMNEVLTQAPEFNKSELVGFPINAVINWAMGTPAGTTAFLNEKVNKQLKKILSQWAVFLGSPDSRYVLSEDPEKGWFGRDAMEAMPNFVEDFQCDPELPYYGFASWDDFFTRQYREGRRPVECPDDDSVIVNACESAPYKIATDIQLQDRFWIKEQPYSLNHMLADDPLTELFEGGTIYQAFLSALSYHRWHSPVSGRIVKTRLIDGSYYASALSAGFDSASPNESQAYIAQVASRALIFIEADNPDIGLMCIVFIGMAEVSSNEITVYEGQHVDKGDQLGMFHFGGSTHVLIFRPGVNLEFDLRGQTPGPDSVNIPVRSKIATVHGE, encoded by the coding sequence ATGATGGGAAATCTGAAACGACGGGCAATCTTTGTATGCGTAGTTCTTATCCTGGCAACGCTCACTTTTTCTGTTACTACCTTTCATCCCGTAATCCAGGAGTTTCAAGAGATCATAGAAGAGGATCCGGTTCTTTTCATGCTCTTCAACGAGATGTTCGAAGAGATTCCATCAACACCGGAATTTCAAACGGACCCGGCAGGAAATCCCCAGATAAGAAGCTACGTGCAGATGCTGAACGTGATGAACGAAGTTCTGACTCAGGCACCGGAGTTCAACAAGAGTGAACTGGTCGGATTTCCCATTAATGCGGTGATCAATTGGGCGATGGGTACCCCTGCTGGAACCACAGCTTTCCTGAACGAGAAAGTGAATAAGCAGTTGAAGAAGATCCTCAGTCAGTGGGCTGTCTTTCTCGGCTCCCCCGACTCGAGGTATGTGCTGAGCGAGGATCCCGAGAAGGGCTGGTTTGGACGGGATGCTATGGAGGCCATGCCCAACTTCGTGGAGGATTTCCAGTGTGACCCGGAGCTTCCATATTATGGCTTCGCTTCCTGGGATGACTTCTTCACACGACAGTATCGTGAAGGAAGGCGCCCTGTGGAATGCCCCGACGACGACTCGGTGATTGTCAACGCCTGCGAATCCGCGCCTTACAAGATCGCGACCGATATTCAACTCCAGGATCGCTTCTGGATAAAAGAACAGCCATATTCTCTCAACCATATGCTTGCAGACGATCCTCTGACGGAGCTCTTTGAGGGCGGAACGATCTACCAGGCTTTCTTGAGCGCCCTTAGCTATCATCGCTGGCACAGTCCGGTCAGCGGGCGGATCGTAAAGACTCGCCTGATCGACGGTTCCTATTATGCCTCTGCTCTTTCGGCAGGCTTCGATTCCGCAAGTCCCAATGAATCACAGGCGTATATAGCGCAAGTAGCTTCCAGGGCGCTGATTTTCATCGAGGCTGACAATCCAGATATAGGCCTGATGTGCATAGTATTTATCGGAATGGCGGAAGTCTCTTCGAATGAAATCACTGTTTATGAAGGCCAACATGTGGATAAAGGCGACCAGCTTGGAATGTTCCACTTCGGCGGATCGACTCATGTGTTGATCTTCAGGCCCGGGGTTAATCTCGAGTTCGATCTGCGCGGCCAGACGCCAGGGCCGGACTCTGTGAATATCCCTGTTCGTTCGAAAATCGCGACTGTTCATGGAGAATGA